A single region of the Gasterosteus aculeatus chromosome 1, fGasAcu3.hap1.1, whole genome shotgun sequence genome encodes:
- the LOC120828139 gene encoding putative ATP-dependent RNA helicase Pl10 isoform X1, with translation MSHVAVENVHGLEQQLAVLDLSAADGQGGGPNRNAFAAGRQGGYTIAPPANYGWDGGRNNFVNGYHDNRMAGGNVFNRGPPRMERGRGGVGGGYRGNRGGAFNPINPPQPMAFGCYENKDAGGWNTAKDTYGSFGNNRGKSAFFNDRGNANRGRFEHGGFGGGGGGGGGGGNNSRWVEEPREEGDWSKPTPRNERLENELFSASNTGINFEKYDDIPVEATGQNCPHHIESFQDVDMGEIVMSNIALSRYTRPTPVQKYAIPIVKSKRDLMACAQTGSGKTAAFLLPILSQIYCEGPGEAVSAAKASGQDNGKYGRRKHYPISLILAPTRELALQIYDESRKFSYRSRVRPCVVYGGADIGQQMRDLERGCHLLVATPGRLVDMMERGKIGLDYCNYLVLDEADRMLDMGFEPQIRRIVEQDTMPHKGIRQTMMFSATFPKEIQILARDFLEEYIFLAVGRVGSTSENITQKVVWVEESDKRSFLLDLLSATVIPSEVQDGTGDTIEKPGKDSLTLVFVETKKGADALEDFLYREGYACTSIHGDRSQRDREEALSQFRSGKCPILVATAVAARGLDISNVKHVINFDLPSDIEEYVHRIGRTGRVGNLGLATSFFNDKNGNITKDLLDILVEAKQEVPSWLESLAYEHQHKSSNRGRSKRFSGGFGARDYRQTAAGGPAGGFGGRGGRNQAAHGGTRGFGGGGFGNFYTSDGYGGNYSHSQVDWRQCVNAHVWELLANQKWGKGRPADVHPCVFNASS, from the exons ATGAGTCATGTGGCCGTCGAAAATGTCCACGGTCTAGAGCAGCAG CTCGCTGTCCTAGACTTGAGTGCGGCAGACGGACAAGGTGGAGGCCCCAACC GAAATGCCTTTGCCGCTGGTCGACAGGGTGGCTACACCATAGCGCCCCCAGCCAACT ATGGTTGGGATGGAGGGCGCAACAACTTTGTTAATGGCTACCATGACAACCGCATGGCTGGCGGTAACGTGTTCAACCGCGGCCCGCCTCGCATGGAGCGGGGCAGAGGTGGTGTCGGAGGGGGTTATCGCGGCAACAGGGGCGGAGCCTTCAACCCCATTAACCCTCCACAGCCAATGGCTTTTGGTTGCTACGAAAATAAAG ATGCCGGCGGCTGGAACACTGCCAAAGACACTTATGGCAGTTTTGGCAACAACCGAGGGAAGTCTGCGTTCTTCAATGACCGAGGCAACGCTAACAGAGGGCG GTTTGAGCATGGTGGAttcggtggtggtggaggaggaggaggaggaggaggaaacaacaGCCGCTGGGTGGAGGagcccagagaggagggagactgGTCCAAACCAACGCCACGTAACGAGCGCCTTGAAAA TGAATTGTTCTCTGCCAGTAACACTGGGATCAACTTTGAGAAGTACGATGACATTCCTGTAGAGGCCACAGGACAGAACTGCCCTCACCACATCGAGAGT TTCCAAGATGTGGACATGGGTGAGATCGTCATGAGTAACATTGCTCTGAGTCGCTACACCAGACCGACCCCTGTCCAGAAATATGCCATTCCTATTGTCAAGTCTAAGCGAGACCTCATGGCCTGCGCACAgacag GTTCTGGGAAGACTGCAGCGTTCCTGCTGCCGATTCTCAGCCAGATTTACTGTGAAGGACCAGGAGAAGCCGTCAGCGCAGCCAAAGCGTCTGGACAG GATAATGGAAAGTATGGGCGTCGCAAGCACTACCCCATCTCTCTGATATTGGCTCCAACCAGAGAACTGGCACTGCAGATATACGATGAATCCAGGAAG TTCTCATACCGCTCCAGAGTGCGTCCCTGTGTGGTGTACGGAGGGGCCGACATCGGCCAGCAGATGAGAGATCTGGAGAGAGGATGCCACCTGCTGGTGGCCACACCCGGGAGACTGGTGGACATGATGGAGCGAGGCAAGATCGGACTGGACTACTGCAA CTACCTGGTCTTGGATGAGGCAGATCGCATGTTGGACATGGGGTTCGAGCCACAGATAAGACGCATCGTGGAACAGGACACCATGCCGCACAAAGGCATCCGACAAACCATGATGTTCAGCGCAACCTTCCCCAAAGAGATCCAG ATCCTTGCCCGGGATTTCCTGGAGGAGTACATCTTCCTGGCGGTGGGCAGAGTGGGTTCCACTTCGGAGAACATCACTCAGAAAGTTGTGTGGGTCGAGGAGAGTGACAAGAGGTCCTTCCTCTTGGACCTGCTCAGTGCTACAG TCATCCCCAGCGAGGTACAGGACGGTACTGGAGACACCATAGAGAAACCTG GTAAGGACTCGTTGACTCTGGTGTTCGTGGAGACAAAGAAAGGCGCAGACGCCTTGGAGGACTTCCTGTATCGGGAGGGCTACGCCTGCACCAGTATCCACGGCGACCGCTCCCAGAGGGACCGAGAGGAGGCCCTGAGCCAGTTCAGATCAGGGAAATGCCCCATCCTGGTGGCCACAGCG GTAGCAGCTCGCGGCCTGGACATCTCCAATGTTAAGCATGTGATCAACTTTGACCTTCCCAGTGACATAGAGGAGTACGTCCACCGTATTGGACGTACAGGCCGAGTCGGAAACCTGG GATTGGCCACTTCGTTCTTCAACGATAAAAATGGGAACATCACTAAAGACCTGCTGGACATCCTGGTCGAGGCCAAACAGGAAGTTCCCTCATGGCTGGAGAGCTTGGCCTATGAACACCAGCACAAGAGCAGCAACAGGGGGCGCTCTAAGAG GTTCTCTGGTGGTTTTGGAGCCCGTGATTATCGTCAGACGGCCGCCGGAGGCCCCGCGGGAGGGTTCGGGGGACGTGGCGGTCGCAACCAGGCAGCGCATGGAGGAACCCGCGGATTCGGGGGAG GTGGTTTCGGTAACTTCTACACCAGCGACGGTTACGGAGGAAACTACTCCCACTCCCAAGTGGACTG GCGTCAGTGTGTAAACGCTCATGTGTGGGAGCTTCTGGCCAATCAGAAATGGGGGAAAGGACGACCTGCCGACGTCCATCCGTGCGTCTTTAACGCAAGTAGCTGA
- the LOC120828139 gene encoding putative ATP-dependent RNA helicase Pl10 isoform X2, whose translation MSHVAVENVHGLEQQLAVLDLSAADGQGGGPNRNAFAAGRQGGYTIAPPANYGWDGGRNNFVNGYHDNRMAGGNVFNRGPPRMERGRGGVGGGYRGNRGGAFNPINPPQPMAFGCYENKDAGGWNTAKDTYGSFGNNRGKSAFFNDRGNANRGRFEHGGFGGGGGGGGGGGNNSRWVEEPREEGDWSKPTPRNERLENELFSASNTGINFEKYDDIPVEATGQNCPHHIESFQDVDMGEIVMSNIALSRYTRPTPVQKYAIPIVKSKRDLMACAQTGSGKTAAFLLPILSQIYCEGPGEAVSAAKASGQDNGKYGRRKHYPISLILAPTRELALQIYDESRKFSYRSRVRPCVVYGGADIGQQMRDLERGCHLLVATPGRLVDMMERGKIGLDYCNYLVLDEADRMLDMGFEPQIRRIVEQDTMPHKGIRQTMMFSATFPKEIQILARDFLEEYIFLAVGRVGSTSENITQKVVWVEESDKRSFLLDLLSATGKDSLTLVFVETKKGADALEDFLYREGYACTSIHGDRSQRDREEALSQFRSGKCPILVATAVAARGLDISNVKHVINFDLPSDIEEYVHRIGRTGRVGNLGLATSFFNDKNGNITKDLLDILVEAKQEVPSWLESLAYEHQHKSSNRGRSKRFSGGFGARDYRQTAAGGPAGGFGGRGGRNQAAHGGTRGFGGGGFGNFYTSDGYGGNYSHSQVDWRQCVNAHVWELLANQKWGKGRPADVHPCVFNASS comes from the exons ATGAGTCATGTGGCCGTCGAAAATGTCCACGGTCTAGAGCAGCAG CTCGCTGTCCTAGACTTGAGTGCGGCAGACGGACAAGGTGGAGGCCCCAACC GAAATGCCTTTGCCGCTGGTCGACAGGGTGGCTACACCATAGCGCCCCCAGCCAACT ATGGTTGGGATGGAGGGCGCAACAACTTTGTTAATGGCTACCATGACAACCGCATGGCTGGCGGTAACGTGTTCAACCGCGGCCCGCCTCGCATGGAGCGGGGCAGAGGTGGTGTCGGAGGGGGTTATCGCGGCAACAGGGGCGGAGCCTTCAACCCCATTAACCCTCCACAGCCAATGGCTTTTGGTTGCTACGAAAATAAAG ATGCCGGCGGCTGGAACACTGCCAAAGACACTTATGGCAGTTTTGGCAACAACCGAGGGAAGTCTGCGTTCTTCAATGACCGAGGCAACGCTAACAGAGGGCG GTTTGAGCATGGTGGAttcggtggtggtggaggaggaggaggaggaggaggaaacaacaGCCGCTGGGTGGAGGagcccagagaggagggagactgGTCCAAACCAACGCCACGTAACGAGCGCCTTGAAAA TGAATTGTTCTCTGCCAGTAACACTGGGATCAACTTTGAGAAGTACGATGACATTCCTGTAGAGGCCACAGGACAGAACTGCCCTCACCACATCGAGAGT TTCCAAGATGTGGACATGGGTGAGATCGTCATGAGTAACATTGCTCTGAGTCGCTACACCAGACCGACCCCTGTCCAGAAATATGCCATTCCTATTGTCAAGTCTAAGCGAGACCTCATGGCCTGCGCACAgacag GTTCTGGGAAGACTGCAGCGTTCCTGCTGCCGATTCTCAGCCAGATTTACTGTGAAGGACCAGGAGAAGCCGTCAGCGCAGCCAAAGCGTCTGGACAG GATAATGGAAAGTATGGGCGTCGCAAGCACTACCCCATCTCTCTGATATTGGCTCCAACCAGAGAACTGGCACTGCAGATATACGATGAATCCAGGAAG TTCTCATACCGCTCCAGAGTGCGTCCCTGTGTGGTGTACGGAGGGGCCGACATCGGCCAGCAGATGAGAGATCTGGAGAGAGGATGCCACCTGCTGGTGGCCACACCCGGGAGACTGGTGGACATGATGGAGCGAGGCAAGATCGGACTGGACTACTGCAA CTACCTGGTCTTGGATGAGGCAGATCGCATGTTGGACATGGGGTTCGAGCCACAGATAAGACGCATCGTGGAACAGGACACCATGCCGCACAAAGGCATCCGACAAACCATGATGTTCAGCGCAACCTTCCCCAAAGAGATCCAG ATCCTTGCCCGGGATTTCCTGGAGGAGTACATCTTCCTGGCGGTGGGCAGAGTGGGTTCCACTTCGGAGAACATCACTCAGAAAGTTGTGTGGGTCGAGGAGAGTGACAAGAGGTCCTTCCTCTTGGACCTGCTCAGTGCTACAG GTAAGGACTCGTTGACTCTGGTGTTCGTGGAGACAAAGAAAGGCGCAGACGCCTTGGAGGACTTCCTGTATCGGGAGGGCTACGCCTGCACCAGTATCCACGGCGACCGCTCCCAGAGGGACCGAGAGGAGGCCCTGAGCCAGTTCAGATCAGGGAAATGCCCCATCCTGGTGGCCACAGCG GTAGCAGCTCGCGGCCTGGACATCTCCAATGTTAAGCATGTGATCAACTTTGACCTTCCCAGTGACATAGAGGAGTACGTCCACCGTATTGGACGTACAGGCCGAGTCGGAAACCTGG GATTGGCCACTTCGTTCTTCAACGATAAAAATGGGAACATCACTAAAGACCTGCTGGACATCCTGGTCGAGGCCAAACAGGAAGTTCCCTCATGGCTGGAGAGCTTGGCCTATGAACACCAGCACAAGAGCAGCAACAGGGGGCGCTCTAAGAG GTTCTCTGGTGGTTTTGGAGCCCGTGATTATCGTCAGACGGCCGCCGGAGGCCCCGCGGGAGGGTTCGGGGGACGTGGCGGTCGCAACCAGGCAGCGCATGGAGGAACCCGCGGATTCGGGGGAG GTGGTTTCGGTAACTTCTACACCAGCGACGGTTACGGAGGAAACTACTCCCACTCCCAAGTGGACTG GCGTCAGTGTGTAAACGCTCATGTGTGGGAGCTTCTGGCCAATCAGAAATGGGGGAAAGGACGACCTGCCGACGTCCATCCGTGCGTCTTTAACGCAAGTAGCTGA
- the LOC120828139 gene encoding ATP-dependent RNA helicase DDX3X isoform X3 has translation MSHVAVENVHGLEQQLAVLDLSAADGQGGGPNRNAFAAGRQGGYTIAPPANYGWDGGRNNFVNGYHDNRMAGGNVFNRGPPRMERGRGGVGGGYRGNRGGAFNPINPPQPMAFGCYENKDAGGWNTAKDTYGSFGNNRGKSAFFNDRGNANRGRFEHGGFGGGGGGGGGGGNNSRWVEEPREEGDWSKPTPRNERLENELFSASNTGINFEKYDDIPVEATGQNCPHHIESFQDVDMGEIVMSNIALSRYTRPTPVQKYAIPIVKSKRDLMACAQTGSGKTAAFLLPILSQIYCEGPGEAVSAAKASGQDNGKYGRRKHYPISLILAPTRELALQIYDESRKFSYRSRVRPCVVYGGADIGQQMRDLERGCHLLVATPGRLVDMMERGKIGLDYCNYLVLDEADRMLDMGFEPQIRRIVEQDTMPHKGIRQTMMFSATFPKEIQILARDFLEEYIFLAVGRVGSTSENITQKVVWVEESDKRSFLLDLLSATGKDSLTLVFVETKKGADALEDFLYREGYACTSIHGDRSQRDREEALSQFRSGKCPILVATAVAARGLDISNVKHVINFDLPSDIEEYVHRIGRTGRVGNLGLATSFFNDKNGNITKDLLDILVEAKQEVPSWLESLAYEHQHKSSNRGRSKRFSGGFGARDYRQTAAGGPAGGFGGRGGRNQAAHGGTRGFGGGGFGNFYTSDGYGGNYSHSQVDWWGN, from the exons ATGAGTCATGTGGCCGTCGAAAATGTCCACGGTCTAGAGCAGCAG CTCGCTGTCCTAGACTTGAGTGCGGCAGACGGACAAGGTGGAGGCCCCAACC GAAATGCCTTTGCCGCTGGTCGACAGGGTGGCTACACCATAGCGCCCCCAGCCAACT ATGGTTGGGATGGAGGGCGCAACAACTTTGTTAATGGCTACCATGACAACCGCATGGCTGGCGGTAACGTGTTCAACCGCGGCCCGCCTCGCATGGAGCGGGGCAGAGGTGGTGTCGGAGGGGGTTATCGCGGCAACAGGGGCGGAGCCTTCAACCCCATTAACCCTCCACAGCCAATGGCTTTTGGTTGCTACGAAAATAAAG ATGCCGGCGGCTGGAACACTGCCAAAGACACTTATGGCAGTTTTGGCAACAACCGAGGGAAGTCTGCGTTCTTCAATGACCGAGGCAACGCTAACAGAGGGCG GTTTGAGCATGGTGGAttcggtggtggtggaggaggaggaggaggaggaggaaacaacaGCCGCTGGGTGGAGGagcccagagaggagggagactgGTCCAAACCAACGCCACGTAACGAGCGCCTTGAAAA TGAATTGTTCTCTGCCAGTAACACTGGGATCAACTTTGAGAAGTACGATGACATTCCTGTAGAGGCCACAGGACAGAACTGCCCTCACCACATCGAGAGT TTCCAAGATGTGGACATGGGTGAGATCGTCATGAGTAACATTGCTCTGAGTCGCTACACCAGACCGACCCCTGTCCAGAAATATGCCATTCCTATTGTCAAGTCTAAGCGAGACCTCATGGCCTGCGCACAgacag GTTCTGGGAAGACTGCAGCGTTCCTGCTGCCGATTCTCAGCCAGATTTACTGTGAAGGACCAGGAGAAGCCGTCAGCGCAGCCAAAGCGTCTGGACAG GATAATGGAAAGTATGGGCGTCGCAAGCACTACCCCATCTCTCTGATATTGGCTCCAACCAGAGAACTGGCACTGCAGATATACGATGAATCCAGGAAG TTCTCATACCGCTCCAGAGTGCGTCCCTGTGTGGTGTACGGAGGGGCCGACATCGGCCAGCAGATGAGAGATCTGGAGAGAGGATGCCACCTGCTGGTGGCCACACCCGGGAGACTGGTGGACATGATGGAGCGAGGCAAGATCGGACTGGACTACTGCAA CTACCTGGTCTTGGATGAGGCAGATCGCATGTTGGACATGGGGTTCGAGCCACAGATAAGACGCATCGTGGAACAGGACACCATGCCGCACAAAGGCATCCGACAAACCATGATGTTCAGCGCAACCTTCCCCAAAGAGATCCAG ATCCTTGCCCGGGATTTCCTGGAGGAGTACATCTTCCTGGCGGTGGGCAGAGTGGGTTCCACTTCGGAGAACATCACTCAGAAAGTTGTGTGGGTCGAGGAGAGTGACAAGAGGTCCTTCCTCTTGGACCTGCTCAGTGCTACAG GTAAGGACTCGTTGACTCTGGTGTTCGTGGAGACAAAGAAAGGCGCAGACGCCTTGGAGGACTTCCTGTATCGGGAGGGCTACGCCTGCACCAGTATCCACGGCGACCGCTCCCAGAGGGACCGAGAGGAGGCCCTGAGCCAGTTCAGATCAGGGAAATGCCCCATCCTGGTGGCCACAGCG GTAGCAGCTCGCGGCCTGGACATCTCCAATGTTAAGCATGTGATCAACTTTGACCTTCCCAGTGACATAGAGGAGTACGTCCACCGTATTGGACGTACAGGCCGAGTCGGAAACCTGG GATTGGCCACTTCGTTCTTCAACGATAAAAATGGGAACATCACTAAAGACCTGCTGGACATCCTGGTCGAGGCCAAACAGGAAGTTCCCTCATGGCTGGAGAGCTTGGCCTATGAACACCAGCACAAGAGCAGCAACAGGGGGCGCTCTAAGAG GTTCTCTGGTGGTTTTGGAGCCCGTGATTATCGTCAGACGGCCGCCGGAGGCCCCGCGGGAGGGTTCGGGGGACGTGGCGGTCGCAACCAGGCAGCGCATGGAGGAACCCGCGGATTCGGGGGAG GTGGTTTCGGTAACTTCTACACCAGCGACGGTTACGGAGGAAACTACTCCCACTCCCAAGTGGACTGGTGGGGCAACTAg
- the tgds gene encoding dTDP-D-glucose 4,6-dehydratase, producing the protein MDFNRKVLVTGGSGFIGSHLVCSLVDRHPDWRIINLDNLDYCCSPRSLESVEGRANYTFIRGDVCNSQLLNHIFNTENIDVIFHLAAKTHVESSFESPSAFQRVNVDGTRVLLRAAHQARHRPQRFIHASTDEVYGASLDQVFDESSPVRPSNPYSATKAAAEYLVRSYWDTYKFPVIITRSNNIYGPRQFPEKVIPRFLTLLQRNKKCTIQGTLPKSRHFLFVDDAIDAFLLLLENGVVGEIYNVGTSCEIPIVHLARELVKMVKNVPDCEANDWLEFVADRPRVDLRYPIKCEKLQQLGWRAQVSWAEGIRQTVKWYQDNPDFWVDAGEDREQIRSRLEDANDLVGNASFLGSSSDQRRGGGGASLQSKP; encoded by the exons ATGGACTTCAACAGGAAGGTGCTGGTGACTGGAGGCTCTGGATTCAT tgGCTCCCACCTGGTGTGTTCGCTGGTCGACAGACACCCTGACTGGAGAATCATAAACCTGGATAAT TTGGACTACTGCTGCAGCCCCAGGAGCCTGGAgagtgttgaaggcagagccaACTACACTTTCATCAGG GGGGACGTGTGCAACTCACAGCTGCTGAATCACATCTTCAACACAGAGAACATCGACGTGATCTTTCACCTGGCGGCCAAAACGCACGTCG AGTCGTCGTTTGAAAGTCCGTCCGCCTTCCAGCGCGTTAACGTCGACGGGACCAGAGTTCTGCTGCGAGCCGCCCACCAGGCCCGACACCGGCCACAGCGCTTCATCCACGCCAGCACCGACGAGGTGTACGGAGCCAGCCTGGACCAG GTGTTCGATGAGAGCAGTCCAGTGAGGCCCTCCAACCCATATTCTGCCACGAAAGCAGCTGCAGAGTACCTGGTTCGATCCTACTGGGACACGTATAAG TTTCCCGTCATCATCACCAGAAGCAACAACATCTACGGGCCCAGACAGTTCCCCGAGAAG GTCATTCCGAGGTTTCTCACCCTCCTGCAAAGGAACAAGAAATG CACCATCCAGGGAACCCTCCCTAAATCGCGACATTTCCTGTTTGTTGACGACGCTATCGATGCCTTCCTGCTGCTTCTGGAGAACGGCGTTGTGGGAGAAATCTACAATGTGGGGACCAGCTGTGAGATTCCCATCGTGCACCTGGCCAGGGAACTCGTCAAGATG GTCAAGAACGTGCCGGACTGCGAGGCGAACGACTGGCTCGAGTTTGTCGCTGACAG GCCGCGCGTTGACCTCCGCTACCCCATCAAAtgtgagaagctgcagcagctgggcTGGAGGGCGCAGGTGTCCTGGGCTGAAGGcatcagacagacag TGAAATGGTACCAAGACAACCCGGACTTCTGGGTGGACGCAGGAGAGGACCGAGAACAGATCAGAAGCCGGCTCGAAGACGCCAACGACTTAGTGGGGAACGCTTCATTTCTCGGCTCGTCGTCGGACcaacggagaggaggaggaggagcctcccTTCAATCGAAGCCTTGA